One window from the genome of Candidatus Eisenbacteria bacterium encodes:
- a CDS encoding redoxin family protein translates to MIRRFAPTLLALLLVSSALVPACAPTATADDARALVDSVAAHYPRLERYRFEGVVHASATGPRLPQAQSLEMPFRYAAVRPSRLLNDVRNPMMPSRVVADGESLMISAPGLGQYSVSKAPDFSRAAELDPMARSFDGALAIAAGLGGDITSARMLGRDTVRTDAGAVEVRRVEVTYAPDSTRPGVRVLPRVLWIDPVRELLLRDSLTTDLTHPQVGEVRQIQDMRFTLAETGRAVADSFFRLTTPSDLKRVRRIGASNDPDDAGKAAADFSLSVLDGKGGKVSLAQNRGKVVVLDFWATWCGPCRRWMPIVAKLEKETAGKDVRFYAVNLHEPPATVRAYVQKQNIVVPVLMDADGKVGAAYGAQSIPLTVIVGRDGRIVRSLLGVHPEEDLRDALREAGIEGI, encoded by the coding sequence ATGATCCGTCGTTTCGCGCCCACGCTGCTCGCGCTTCTGCTCGTTTCGTCCGCGCTGGTTCCTGCCTGCGCTCCGACGGCCACCGCCGACGACGCCCGCGCGCTCGTGGACTCGGTGGCCGCGCACTACCCGCGGCTGGAACGTTACCGCTTCGAGGGCGTCGTACACGCGAGCGCCACCGGCCCCCGGCTGCCGCAGGCGCAGTCGCTCGAGATGCCCTTCCGCTACGCCGCCGTGCGCCCGTCGCGGCTGCTGAACGACGTCCGCAACCCGATGATGCCGTCGCGCGTCGTCGCCGACGGCGAGTCGCTGATGATCTCGGCTCCCGGCCTCGGCCAGTACTCCGTGAGCAAGGCGCCCGACTTCTCGCGCGCGGCGGAACTCGATCCGATGGCGCGTTCGTTCGACGGCGCGCTCGCCATCGCCGCCGGACTGGGCGGCGACATCACGAGCGCCCGCATGCTGGGGCGCGACACCGTGCGCACCGACGCGGGAGCGGTCGAGGTCCGTCGGGTCGAAGTCACTTACGCGCCCGACAGCACCCGGCCCGGCGTGCGCGTGCTGCCGCGCGTGCTGTGGATCGACCCGGTGCGCGAGCTGCTGCTGCGCGACTCGCTGACGACCGACCTCACGCACCCGCAGGTCGGCGAGGTCCGCCAGATTCAGGACATGCGTTTCACCCTCGCCGAGACGGGCCGCGCGGTGGCCGATTCGTTCTTCCGCCTGACGACGCCTTCCGATCTCAAGCGCGTGCGCCGGATCGGCGCCTCGAACGACCCGGATGACGCGGGCAAGGCCGCCGCCGACTTCTCGCTCTCGGTGCTCGACGGCAAGGGCGGCAAGGTTTCGCTGGCCCAGAACCGCGGCAAGGTCGTCGTCCTTGACTTCTGGGCGACCTGGTGCGGGCCGTGCCGGCGCTGGATGCCGATCGTGGCCAAGCTCGAGAAGGAGACCGCGGGCAAGGACGTGCGCTTCTACGCCGTCAACCTGCACGAGCCGCCCGCGACCGTCCGCGCCTACGTGCAGAAGCAGAACATCGTGGTGCCGGTGCTGATGGACGCCGACGGCAAGGTCGGCGCGGCCTACGGAGCGCAGTCCATTCCGCTCACGGTGATCGTCGGCCGCGACGGCAGGATCGTCCGCTCGCTGCTCGGCGTGCACCCCGAGGAAGACCTGCGCGACGCGCTGCGCGAGGCGGGGATCGAGGGGATCTAG